The Chrysiogenia bacterium genome window below encodes:
- a CDS encoding radical SAM protein: protein MLRPVSNPPNPWHTTEVEWIGEPPADELKVYETRAKAILAKNESPDVGFRWSLNPYRGCQHACAYCYARPSHQYLDFGAGTDFDRKIVVRMNAPEALRAHFEKKSWSGEIIAFSGNTDCYQPLEAHYRLTRRCLEACLEYRNPVGIITKSALIRRDLDVIGELAALGLASAAVSIPFHDPETCRKVEPGAPSPATRLETIRALADAGVRVTLAMAPIIPGLNDSDMAPLLEKAAAAGATRAFCLPVRLASEVLPVFSERMQAAFPDRWKKIENAILEMRDGKMNDPRFGHRQTGSSNRWKATE from the coding sequence ATGCTGCGCCCCGTTTCCAACCCGCCCAATCCCTGGCATACCACCGAGGTGGAGTGGATCGGCGAGCCGCCTGCCGATGAGCTCAAGGTCTACGAGACGCGGGCGAAGGCGATTCTTGCAAAGAACGAGAGCCCGGACGTGGGCTTTCGCTGGAGTCTAAACCCCTACCGGGGATGCCAGCACGCCTGCGCCTACTGCTACGCGCGTCCCTCGCACCAGTACCTGGACTTCGGGGCGGGCACGGACTTCGACCGGAAGATCGTGGTGCGCATGAACGCGCCCGAGGCCCTGCGCGCGCACTTCGAGAAAAAGTCCTGGAGCGGGGAGATCATCGCCTTCTCGGGGAACACCGACTGCTACCAGCCGCTCGAGGCCCACTACCGCCTCACGCGCCGCTGCCTGGAAGCGTGCCTTGAATACCGCAACCCGGTGGGGATCATCACCAAGAGCGCGCTCATCCGCCGCGATCTCGACGTGATCGGCGAACTCGCAGCGCTCGGCCTGGCCAGCGCGGCCGTCAGCATTCCCTTCCACGATCCCGAGACCTGTCGCAAGGTCGAGCCCGGCGCGCCGTCGCCCGCGACCAGGCTGGAGACCATACGGGCCCTCGCGGACGCAGGCGTCCGGGTGACGCTGGCCATGGCGCCGATCATTCCGGGACTCAACGACTCGGACATGGCACCGCTGCTGGAAAAAGCCGCAGCCGCCGGAGCGACGCGCGCCTTCTGCCTGCCCGTGCGGCTGGCAAGTGAGGTGCTTCCCGTTTTCAGTGAGCGGATGCAGGCGGCCTTTCCCGATCGCTGGAAGAAAATCGAAAACGCCATCCTCGAAATGCGCGACGGAAAAATGAACGACCCGCGCTTCGGACACCGGCAGACCGGATCGAGCAACCGCTGGAAAGCGACCGAGG
- a CDS encoding cation:dicarboxylase symporter family transporter — MKLHTLIFAGMGLGAVAGLGLWSMGDGAPLYASAMWFLDLVGKTLFVGSLKMLVAPLIFASIVAGVTSLPSRRDLGRLGRRAFFYYAATTSVAVLIGLIFVNVLQPGRWEAADKISSSRATHLEQVEREFLAERGVQIEERLRGLSQSEALEERARIEAKYHPEFLERVAELEQSGMQGDASARYEKIQQRKQTPLNFVTDILQGMIQNPFKALAFNSSLGIIFFAILLGLACMAVGEPAAPVVSFFQGLNAVIMQITHWIMSLSPVAVFALVAGLIARQGPDVFGTLAGYVVTVIAAIGVHVVFLLFVCAKLGGLSPLTFLKGIQDAWLIAFSTRSSAATLPVTMECLEENLGIPKKVTEFVLPIGATVNMDGTALYEGVAVIFLLQMFGAMPDVGISLGVTAMVLIFLTAVLASVGAAAVPDAGLITMVLVANAVGLPEYYLVYIFSVDALLDMFRTSTNVMGDAVGAVVVNRFEEQPA; from the coding sequence ATGAAGCTGCACACCCTCATCTTTGCCGGTATGGGCCTCGGCGCGGTCGCGGGACTGGGCCTGTGGAGCATGGGCGATGGCGCGCCGCTCTACGCGAGTGCCATGTGGTTTCTCGACCTGGTGGGCAAGACCCTGTTCGTGGGCTCGCTCAAGATGCTCGTCGCCCCGCTGATCTTTGCGAGCATCGTGGCCGGCGTGACCAGCCTGCCCTCGCGCCGCGACCTGGGGCGGCTGGGAAGGCGCGCGTTTTTTTACTACGCGGCGACGACCAGCGTGGCGGTGCTCATCGGGCTCATCTTCGTGAACGTGCTGCAGCCCGGACGCTGGGAAGCGGCGGACAAGATCAGCAGCTCGCGCGCCACGCATCTTGAGCAGGTCGAACGCGAGTTTCTGGCCGAGCGCGGCGTGCAGATCGAGGAGCGCCTGCGCGGGCTTTCGCAGAGCGAGGCACTCGAAGAACGCGCCCGCATCGAGGCGAAGTACCATCCGGAATTTCTCGAGCGCGTTGCGGAGCTCGAACAGTCGGGAATGCAGGGTGACGCCTCGGCGCGCTACGAGAAGATCCAGCAGCGCAAGCAGACCCCGCTCAATTTCGTCACCGACATTCTTCAGGGAATGATTCAGAACCCTTTCAAGGCGCTCGCATTCAATTCCTCGTTGGGCATCATCTTCTTCGCGATTCTGCTGGGGCTCGCCTGCATGGCCGTGGGGGAACCCGCCGCCCCGGTCGTCTCGTTCTTTCAGGGACTCAACGCCGTCATCATGCAGATCACCCACTGGATCATGTCTCTCTCGCCGGTGGCGGTCTTTGCGCTCGTGGCGGGGCTCATTGCCCGACAGGGGCCCGACGTCTTCGGCACGCTGGCGGGCTACGTCGTCACCGTCATCGCCGCCATCGGCGTGCACGTGGTCTTTCTGCTCTTTGTCTGCGCGAAGCTCGGCGGGCTCTCACCCCTCACCTTCCTCAAGGGAATTCAGGACGCCTGGCTCATCGCGTTCTCCACGCGCTCGAGTGCCGCGACCCTGCCAGTCACCATGGAATGCCTGGAGGAGAACCTCGGCATTCCCAAGAAGGTCACCGAGTTTGTCCTGCCCATCGGCGCCACAGTGAACATGGACGGGACGGCGCTCTATGAAGGCGTCGCCGTGATTTTCCTGCTGCAGATGTTCGGTGCCATGCCCGACGTGGGGATCTCGCTGGGCGTGACGGCGATGGTTCTGATCTTCCTGACCGCCGTGCTCGCCAGCGTGGGCGCCGCCGCCGTGCCCGATGCAGGGCTCATCACCATGGTGCTGGTCGCCAACGCGGTGGGACTGCCCGAGTATTACCTCGTTTATATCTTCTCGGTGGACGCGCTGCTCGACATGTTCCGGACCTCCACCAATGTCATGGGCGATGCCGTCGGCGCCGTCGTCGTCAATCGCTTTGAAGAGCAGCCCGCCTGA
- a CDS encoding gamma-glutamylcyclotransferase — protein MRLFVYGTLMRGESNHRYLKSARFERAAATRAEFALADFGDYPAIVRPGSCAITGELYEIDEATLARVDELEEVPEFYERCEIVLEDGTVALTYVLPVHFVEREGGTILDHGDWRRRR, from the coding sequence ATGCGCCTGTTCGTCTACGGCACGCTGATGCGTGGCGAGTCCAACCACCGCTACCTGAAAAGTGCACGCTTCGAGCGCGCGGCAGCGACGCGCGCGGAGTTTGCACTGGCGGACTTCGGCGACTACCCGGCGATTGTCCGGCCCGGAAGCTGCGCGATTACCGGGGAGCTCTATGAAATCGATGAGGCAACACTTGCCCGCGTGGACGAGCTTGAAGAAGTGCCGGAGTTCTACGAGCGTTGCGAGATCGTCCTCGAAGACGGAACGGTTGCTCTGACCTATGTGCTTCCGGTGCACTTTGTCGAGCGTGAGGGCGGAACGATTCTCGACCACGGCGACTGGCGAAGGCGCCGCTGA